In one Tripterygium wilfordii isolate XIE 37 chromosome 22, ASM1340144v1, whole genome shotgun sequence genomic region, the following are encoded:
- the LOC119991162 gene encoding uncharacterized protein LOC119991162 isoform X2: protein MSLILETRASSSITRRRSMVCFVCEAIWRRDEGGYEVCAVDVPTSSRALGSTSKSMVLGEPLFHLPNTYPVTMNFFAFGSKIYFFGGCPPGHSRLLSKDVYVYDTSSPGIRKVGCMNLGKLGAVVIGPVNDKFYVMSQILTFRDFEVFDPNCNAWYYPTQPPVHHFPSPLNGPFKICAYAVVNNGREILLSTQSSGLFSYDTVERDWSHFPERSLPFQGGAVPIGGDRYLVFLERYQMVLGTYCYNSSNNGWYDFQCIWRGGNAITHRQIASPLWLGDGLVCGVLSGYNRSPYDLDLAAPSNLCIEMGFYRARAGQVKFLSFQRYRNKYDMKKFHRWMIASFPL, encoded by the coding sequence TACGAAGTTTGCGCCGTTGACGTTCCTACTTCTAGTCGTGCGCTTGGATCAACTAGTAAATCCATGGTACTGGGCGAACCCTTATTTCACCTCCCGAATACCTACCCAGTCACTATGAACTTCTTCGCCTTTGGTTCGAAGATATACTTTTTTGGAGGATGTCCTCCAGGGCACTCCAGACTTCTATCGAAGGATGTTTATGTCTACGACACATCCTCTCCTGGCATTAGAAAGGTAGGATGCATGAATCTCGGCAAGCTCGGCGCTGTGGTTATTGGTCCGGTCAATGACAAGTTCTATGTGATGAGTCAAATTCTCACATTTCGCGATTTCGAGGTCTTCGACCCTAATTGCAATGCTTGGTATTACCCCACTCAGCCTCCGGTTCATCATTTCCCTTCTCCTCTTAATGGTCCGTTTAAGATTTGTGCCTATGCCGTTGTGAATAATGGCCGTGAAATTCTTCTTTCCACCCAGTCCTCCGGCCTCTTCTCCTATGACACAGTTGAACGTGATTGGTCTCATTTCCCTGAACGTTCTCTGCCCTTCCAAGGTGGGGCAGTGCCCATCGGGGGTGATCGATATTTGGTGTTTCTGGAGCGTTACCAAATGGTACTGGGCACATATTGCTACAATAGCAGTAACAATGGTTGGTATGACTTCCAATGCATCTGGCGAGGCGGCAATGCCATAACTCACCGGCAAATTGCCTCTCCTTTATGGTTGGGTGATGGTCTAGTATGTGGTGTTCTCAGTGGATACAATCGTTCACCCTATGACCTTGACTTGGCTGCACCAAGTAACCTCTGCATTGAAATGGGGTTTTATAGAGCTCGAGCCGGTCAAGTGAAATTCTTATCCTTCCAACGCTACAGGAACAAATATGACATGAAGAAGTTCCATAGGTGGATGATAGCTTCGTTCCCCTT